A genomic region of Cryptococcus gattii WM276 chromosome F, complete sequence contains the following coding sequences:
- a CDS encoding formin binding protein 3, putative (Similar to TIGR gene model, INSD accession AAW44043.1), producing MSGEEKSLWSEYKNAQGRVYWSHAVTKQSVWEKPDELKTPFEKALSKTQWKQYASNNRPYYVNTVTKETKWDLPPELVELKKQIEEEEARNAERQRRKEQGIASPTPSPRESRSPTPEDIRELRASAANAIALYKPSTATPASVPDTPLKPQNDHLPVITMPPGGFETKEEAEAAFIHLLKKAGINETHTWDIAMRIIVLDPLYNALDTLAEKKAAFEKYTNGILDERRAAKDARISRLRPILHKMFAKSGVIKSYSTLKTADRAFGRDKYWQEAFPEERMLLLDEYTSKLRRDEESAERELRDRNIITLTALLPTLDISVSTRWRAAHDLIISSPTFRSDKDLQKIEVLDMIKVYEDYAYKLEQEHKEESRKLKIEATRNARKAREGFKALLKELDHNGELTRTSKFKDTYPKIKNDERYIALLGLSGSSPLELWMDAVDDISEEVERAAEKINNALSKVDKKITLETSWEELEQWCREVHMDTQIAEKLRKEVYNLTHSRLRQIADEEARRIERRKRRRIEDLRYALKKVDAIELDMSYDQALPHMQDLEEFKGIEEEDDRKSAYEKFIKRQKEKLAEAESSKRDYRDRGDSYRDSHRSGDRRHSRDDAMDVDDDVKSRRGDREREKDRDRDYKSSRRDERDRDRGDRRDRDRERERDKERDRSDRRDRDRERERKHGGEQGEDREHKRRRLSSASSAAPRKDRNDEEIEEGEI from the exons ATGTCGGGAGAAGAAAAGTCTCTCTGG AGCGAGTACAAAAATGCCCAAGGTCGGGTCTACTGGTCGCATGCTGTCACTAAGCAATCGGTTTGGGAGAAGCCGGATGAACTAAAGACTCCATTCGAAAAAGCTCTTTCAAAGACCCAATGGAAACAGTATGCCTCTAACAACAGGCCTTACTATGTCAACACCGTTACAAAGGAGACCAAATGGGACTTGCCGCCTGAACTTGTTGAACTGAAGAAACaaattgaagaagaagaggccAGAAATGCAGAGAGAcaaaggaggaaggagcAAGGAATTGCTAGCCCTACTCCTAGCCCTAGGGAGTCCCGCTCTCCCACACCCGAGGACATCCGCGAACTGCGCGCTTCTGCGGCCAATGCCATTGCTCTCTACAAACCTAGCACAGCGACACCTGCGAGTGTACCTGACACTCCTCTTAAACCGCAGAATGACCATCTTCCGGTTATCACCATGCCTCCAGGTGGGTTTGAAACCAAGGAGGAGGCCGAAGCAGCTTTCATTCACCTTCTCAAGAAGGCGGGTATCAATGAAACCCATACATGGGACATTGCAATGAGGATAATCGTCTTGGATCCCCTCTATAACGCTTTGGATACGCTCGCCGAAAAGAAGGCGGCGTTTGAAAAG TATACCAATGGAATCCTTGATGAACGTCGTGCTGCCAAAGATGCACGTATATCTCGTCTCCGACCCATTTTACACAAGATGTTCGCCAAGAGTGGAGTAATCAAGAGTTATTCCACATTAAAAACAGCAGACCGGGCGTTTGGAAGGGACAAGTATTGGCAAGAGGCCTTCCCTGAAGAAAGGATGTTGCTTTTGGATGAGTACACTTCAAAATTGAGGCGTGATGAAGAG TCTGCTGAAAGGGAACTTCGTGATCGCAACATTATTACTCTTACTGCTTTGCTTCCCACCCTCGATATTTCCGTCTCCACTCGTTGGCGCGCCGCACATGATCTTATCATTTCGTCTCCTACCTTCCGCTCCGATAAGGACCTTCAGAAAATTGAAGTTCTTGATATGATTAAGGTCTATGAGGATTACGCGTACAAGCTCGAGCAAGAGCACAAAGAGGAGTCCAGGAAACTCAAGATTGAGGCAACAAGAAACGCTCGAAAGGCGCGAGAGGGGTTCAAGGCGTTGCTCAAGGAGTTGGATCATAATGGCGAGCTTACCCGAACCTCCAAATTCAAAGATACCTACCCGAAAATCAAGAACGATGAGCGCTACATTGCCCTTCTCGGTTTATCTGGCTCTAGCCCTCTTGAGCTTTGGATGGACGCGGTAGACGATATCAGTGAAGAAGTCGAGCGTGCTGCTGAGAAGATCAACAATGCGTTGAGTAAGGTCGATAAAAAGATCACTCTCGAGACGAGCTGGGAAGAGCTGGAGCAATGGTGCAGGGAGGTGCATATGGACACTCAGATCGCCGAAAAGTTGAGGAAAGAGGTTTATAATCTC ACGCACTCTCGCCTTAGGCAGATTGCCGACGAAGAAGCTCGTCGAATTGAACGTCGAAAACGACGACGCATTGAAGATCTCCGTTATGCCCTTAAGAAGGTTGATGCCATTGAATTGGACATGTCCTATGATCAG GCCTTGCCCCATATGCAGGATCTAGAAGAATTCAAGGGAattgaggaagaagatgatcGAAAGTCCGCCTATGAGAAATTTATCAAGCGTCAGAAG GAGAAGCTCGCTGAAGCCGAATCTTCCAAGCGAGACTACCGCGACCGAGGGGACTCATACCGGGACTCTCATCGTTCTGGAGACCGTCGGCACTCCAGGGATGACGCTATggatgtggatgatgatgtcaAGTCCCGTCGAGGTGACCGtgagagggagaaggacAGGGATCGAGACTACAAGTCGTCAAGACGAGATGAACGGGATCGTGACCGCGGCGATAGGCGGGACAGAGACCGtgagagggagagggacAAGGAACGAGACCGCAGCGATAGAAGGGATAGGGATagagagagggagaggaaaCATGGCGGGGAACAAGGTGAAGATCGGGAACATAAGCGACGGAGGTTGTCGTCTGCTTCGTCAGCGGCCCCTAGGAAAGATAGAAATGAtgaggagattgaggagGGCGAAATTTAA
- a CDS encoding Aldehyde dehydrogenase, putative (Similar to TIGR gene model, INSD accession AAW44041.1), which produces MTPTFTHEFNHAGYKGKVEVPTGIFINGEWSTSVDKNAKTIDVHNPATGEILTKIPEAMEADVNKAVEAAHKAFKNSWGLSVPGFKRGEYLIKLAELMERDLDILASLEALDNGKTFNAAKSFDVTESARTLRYYGGWADKIHGKVIETSSSKLTYTLHEPVGVCGQIIPWNFPLLMFSWKIAPALAAGNTVVIKPSELTPLTAMYMTKLINEAGIPKGVVNVVVGYGQTVGNALSGHPAIDKIAFTGSTAVGRKVMEEASKSNIKKVTLELGGKSANIVFEDADFEEAVKYSAQGIFFNHGQTCCAGSRIYVQRSIYDKFLKAFKEQTSKLKVGDPFDPKTYQGPQVSQLQAERIMSYVDHGKQEGATVVSGGKRHGDKGYFIEPTIFGDVSANMKIVREEIFGPVVVVSPFDTEEEALEAANDSVYGLASAVFTSNISRASRVASKLKAGTVWVNCYNELHPQVPFGGFKQSGLGRELGEYALENYTEIKAVQINIGAKCGIPA; this is translated from the exons TGGCGAGATCCTTACCAAAATTCCCGAAGCTATGGAAGCCGACGTTAACAAGGCGGTCGAGGCCGCACACAAAGCTTTCAAGAACTCTTGGGGTCTTAGCGTTCCCGGTTTTAAGCGAGGAGAGTACCTCATCAAGCTTGCCGAGTTGATGGAGCGAGACCTTGATATCCTTGCTTCTCTTGAAGCCCTCGACAATGGCAAAACTTTCAATGCTGCTAAAAGCTTCGATGTTACCGAATCTGCTAGAACACTCAGGTACTACGGTGGATGGGCCGACAAGATCCATGGCAAAGTTATTGAG ACCTCTTCTTCTAAGCTCACCTATACTCTCCATGAACCTGTCGGTGTCTGTGGTCAAATTATCCCCTGGAACTTCCCCCTTCTCATGTTCTCATGGAAGATCGCTCCTGCTCTCGCTGCTGGTAACACTGTCGTCATCAAGCCTTCCGAGCTCACTCCCTTGACGGCCATGTACATGACTAAGCTCATCAACGAGGCTGGCATCCCCAAAGGTGTCGTTAACGTTGTTGTTGG TTACGGTCAGACCGTCGGTAATGCCCTTTCTGGCCACCCTGCCATCGACAAGATTGCTTTCACTGGTTCCACAGCCGTCGGCCGAAAGGTCATGGAGGAGGCTTCCAAGTCCAACATCAAGAAGGTTACACTTGAGCTCGGTGGTAAGAGTGCCAACATTGTCTTTGAGGACGCCGACTTTGAGGAAGCTGTCAAGTATTCCGCTCAGGgtatcttcttcaaccaCGGTCAGACTTGC TGTGCCGGTTCTCGAATCTATGTCCAGAGGTCTATCTATGATAAGTTCCTCAAGGCCTTCAAGGAGCAAACCTCAAAGCTCAAGGTCGGAGACCCCTTCGACCCTAAAACCTACCAGGGTCCTCAGGTTTCTCAGCTTCAGGCTGAGCGAATCATGAGCTACGTCGACCACGGCAAGCAGGAGGGTGCCACTGTCGTCAGTGGTGGCAAGCGACACGGTGACAAAGGTTACTTCATTGAGCCC ACTATTTTCGGCGACGTCAGTGCCAACATGAAGATTGTCAGGGAGGAGATCTTTGGTCCCGTCGTCGTTGTTTCTCCGTTCGACACTGAGGAGGAAGCTCTTGAAGCTGCCAACGACTCTGTCTACGGTCTTGCTTCCGCTGTCTTCACATCGAACATCTCTCGAGCCTCCCGAGTCGCCAGTAAGCTCAAAGCTGGTACTGTCTGGGTTAACTGCTACAACGAGCTCCACCCTCAAGTGCCCTTCGGTGGTTTCAAGCAGTCCGGTCTCGGTCGAGAGTTGGGAGAGTATGCCCTCGAGAACTACACCGAAATCAAGGCTGTCCAGATCAACATCGGCGCCAAGTGCGGTATCCCTGCTTAA